CCAAAGGATCCCGACATAAAAATGAAAAGTGAAAGTGACAGAAGGACATTAAGAAGAGTATAACCATTCTGTTTTGTAAATGGATAAGCAATGCTTGTCTTTTTCAGATCCGCCTTCCCGCCTAATGCAAGCCTGTTCAAAATTCTCTTCATCCCTCCAATCAATTACATATGTCTCATTTCCGAGGACAAAGACTTTCTTGCGTTTTTCCCCGGTAAACATATAATGATTCAGCTCAGCATTTAATAAATGATAGCTTTGCTCTTTTTGTTGGTTCACTTCCCTCTGTATTGTAATTTGATGAAGAAAAGGAAGCAGCAAGCAAGTCATCATGGCCCAAATACTAAATGCTGACACCGTTTCAATTGTAGAAAACCCTTTATTCGATTTTTTGAACATTCATTTTTCCCTCGCCAATGTAGATGGTGATTTCATACACACTCTCTTTCGTCCGGATCACAATCTTCCCGCTTGCATTCGCGGACCCGCTGCTTGTGAAGATCAAATTTTTTGTCAGTGTCGTTTCTTCAATTTTGATTGTCGCGTTGTAGCTCCGAGTCATTACACTTTTTAATTCCAAATTCAGCGGGCGGACTGCGTAGCTTTTGTTTTGATGATCAAATATCACCCTGACCCGCTCACCTGTCGTAATTGCATACTGTTGTGCGTGGTGAAGATCACGTATAAATTGCTCTACAAATTGCATGTCAGCCTGCTTTTGAAGAGTGGGAGGCATTACGGCAAAAACAACAGTTAACATGATCGTAGCAATAGCAAGAACGGTTAAGCTTTCTAACAGCGTAAAACCACTTTCCTTATTCAACATTTACTTCCCCGGAACTGTTATCAATCGTTAAATTTTTGCCGTTCGGACAAGCGGTTCCTTCCTTTACATACTGGTCTTGCTGTAATTCTACTATCGTTGGAATTTTTCCGTCATGATCCATCTGAAATGCAGTTACCTGTGCTTGAACCATATTCACAAGTCCTTCGCAGCCCTTTGTTTGTATACTTTGGTTATGCTTTGTCACGTTTGGGATTGTGATAAGAAGCAAGATCGAAATAATTAGAAGTACTATCAGCATTTCAATCAATGTAAATCCTTTTTCGTTCATTTCTTTCACCACCTTATAATTCATTCATCATGTGATACATTGGCAAAAGCATTGACAAATAAACAACAACAATCATGAATCCGACAAATCCGTAAATAGCGGGCTGAAGAATACTGGACCATTTTTCCGCTTTCCTTTCCAGCCGCTCGAGTAAAAATTGGCTGTAGGTGAATAACTCACGATCAAGCTGGCCATTGATTTGGCCATGCTTAACTACTTTTGAGAGGTCTTTTTCATAGTACGGATGATCTTTTAGCAATTGGCCGATATCTTCTCCATGCTTTAATCTTTGAATAAACGTTTCAGCTTCTTCCTGATAAAAAGGCAAAAATGATTGATCCCGGAACGCTTTAAGGCTGTCATAAATAGATAATCCCGATTTCAGTAAGTTGCTAAGCTGGAGCGAGAAAAAATAGCTATTAAGCAGAAGGATTTGATTTCCCCAAAAAGGAAACTTAATGAGAAGGGCCATTTTTGCCGATGGTGTTCGATGACGAAAGACAAAAAAATAATAGACCACACAATATGCGATCAGAATCGTAAAAAGAAGTAATACATACTTTAAGCTGCTAAAAAATGCAAATAGAAATGTAATTCCAAATGATGCGTCCAAATTCATGGATTGATAGATGCTTGAAAACTGGGGAACAATAACTGCTTGGATGATGTATAACATGATCGCCACGACAAAAATAAGAAACAACGGGTATTTTGCCACTCTCTTAAATTTCTCAGCTTGAGATACCCTTCGATATAGAAGGTCTCCGCTTTGTTTTAACGCAAATGATAAATTTCCGTGCTGCTCGGCAAAATAATGAATGCTGATGACATCTCTTTGAAATCCAATTGTCTCTAGAACCTTGTAAAACGGGTCACCTGTCGTTAGCTGTTTAATGCCTTCGTCAATGTGCTTTTGCTGATGCGGGTTCAATTGCAGGTAGATAAACGATAATGCTTCTAATAAAGTGTATCCCTTTTCAATCATTTCCCCTGTTCGTTTTAAGAAAAAAGCCTGCTCGTTGATTGACCACTTACTATTATTCCACTTCATGAAGCACCCAGCGAAAGTACGTTTTATCAGTCAGATAGCCGAGAGCAACACCCTTTTGCATCAGCCTTTTTAAAGTGACGTAGTGATGGACTGCATGCTCCCCCTGCGCTTCTTTCATACATAAACTGAGGCTTTTCCCATACAAAAGCTCATATACGCTTGCCCTTCTCGTATTTCTTAAAAGCTTACAATAAACAGAGCACGGCTTCTCTGTACAATATGGACAACGTAAATCAACCAGGCGCTGTGCGGCAACGGCGATTAAGGTTTGTTCAATTTCCGACAGCTTAATTCCGAATTCAAGCAGCCTGTAGATGGCACCCTTTGCGTCTTTTGTATGCATTGTACTGAGGACAAGATGACCGGTTAGAGCCGCACGTATTGCTATCTTCGCCGTTTCAGCGTCTCTGATTTCGCCGAGAATAATCATATCTGGATCGTGTCTCAGAATCGCTTTTAACCCGGAAGCATAGGTAATTCCCGCCTTTTCATTTACCTGTACCTGCAGAATATCCTCACTTTTCGTTTCTACAGGATCCTCAAGTGTAATAATATTCCGGTTGAAATTCTCTTTCGCGTAACGGATTAATGAGTAAAGGGTCGTCGATTTCCCAGAGCCTGTCGGACCGGTAAATAAAAATAGTCCATGAGAATGATTTAATAATGATAAAATTTTAGCGGTCGAAGAAGAAAACAAAGACAGCTTATTGAGAGGCGGTATCCGTTCTTGAGGAAGTACGCGTATAACCAGACTCTCATCATAGACAGTAGGCAAAGTCGAGAGCCGTAAATGAACCGACGCATCCTCCCTTTTTACAGATAACGAGCCATTTTGGGGCTTCCTTCTTTCACCAATATCCATAGAAGCAAGGAACTTGAAATGGGAGATCAGCCGATGGCTCTCCTCTCGTTTCATCTTTTTCATGCGAATTAAGTCATCATCGATTCGATAATGAACTACCGCATCCTTTTCCCTCGGCACGATGTGAAT
This window of the Bacillus gobiensis genome carries:
- the comGC gene encoding competence type IV pilus major pilin ComGC, whose product is MNEKGFTLIEMLIVLLIISILLLITIPNVTKHNQSIQTKGCEGLVNMVQAQVTAFQMDHDGKIPTIVELQQDQYVKEGTACPNGKNLTIDNSSGEVNVE
- the comGE gene encoding competence type IV pilus minor pilin ComGE: MFKKSNKGFSTIETVSAFSIWAMMTCLLLPFLHQITIQREVNQQKEQSYHLLNAELNHYMFTGEKRKKVFVLGNETYVIDWRDEENFEQACIRREGGSEKDKHCLSIYKTEWLYSS
- the comGD gene encoding competence type IV pilus minor pilin ComGD, with translation MLNKESGFTLLESLTVLAIATIMLTVVFAVMPPTLQKQADMQFVEQFIRDLHHAQQYAITTGERVRVIFDHQNKSYAVRPLNLELKSVMTRSYNATIKIEETTLTKNLIFTSSGSANASGKIVIRTKESVYEITIYIGEGKMNVQKIE
- the comGB gene encoding competence type IV pilus assembly protein ComGB codes for the protein MKWNNSKWSINEQAFFLKRTGEMIEKGYTLLEALSFIYLQLNPHQQKHIDEGIKQLTTGDPFYKVLETIGFQRDVISIHYFAEQHGNLSFALKQSGDLLYRRVSQAEKFKRVAKYPLFLIFVVAIMLYIIQAVIVPQFSSIYQSMNLDASFGITFLFAFFSSLKYVLLLFTILIAYCVVYYFFVFRHRTPSAKMALLIKFPFWGNQILLLNSYFFSLQLSNLLKSGLSIYDSLKAFRDQSFLPFYQEEAETFIQRLKHGEDIGQLLKDHPYYEKDLSKVVKHGQINGQLDRELFTYSQFLLERLERKAEKWSSILQPAIYGFVGFMIVVVYLSMLLPMYHMMNEL
- the comGA gene encoding competence type IV pilus ATPase ComGA encodes the protein MYEIETLSDRLIDEACKLRASDIHIVPREKDAVVHYRIDDDLIRMKKMKREESHRLISHFKFLASMDIGERRKPQNGSLSVKREDASVHLRLSTLPTVYDESLVIRVLPQERIPPLNKLSLFSSSTAKILSLLNHSHGLFLFTGPTGSGKSTTLYSLIRYAKENFNRNIITLEDPVETKSEDILQVQVNEKAGITYASGLKAILRHDPDMIILGEIRDAETAKIAIRAALTGHLVLSTMHTKDAKGAIYRLLEFGIKLSEIEQTLIAVAAQRLVDLRCPYCTEKPCSVYCKLLRNTRRASVYELLYGKSLSLCMKEAQGEHAVHHYVTLKRLMQKGVALGYLTDKTYFRWVLHEVE